A window from Lytechinus pictus isolate F3 Inbred chromosome 9, Lp3.0, whole genome shotgun sequence encodes these proteins:
- the LOC135155568 gene encoding serine/threonine-protein phosphatase 6 regulatory ankyrin repeat subunit B-like: MDDVTKTLHMAVSTGKINEVTELIQKGANVHEADEHGNTCLHIAVKNDQKDTFEFLIKHGADVDKPGSKGKTPLHIAASLGFLKVTEIILRHGAHVNRGNNTGWTALQYAAGNGKIEVTQYLISQGAEVNRRNDNGWTALHAAAVKGHSDVIKYLISQGAEVNRGNESGRTALHIAADKGHLDVIKFLISQGADVSKGKVHEWTALHSAAKNGHLDVIKHLISQGAEVKKTGYHGAEVNKGNDNGWTALHSAAENGHLDVTKHLINQGAEVNKGNLEEWTALHIAAKNGHLDVTKCLISEGAEVNKGNGNGWTALHSAAKNGHLHVIKYLISQGAKVNKGNITEWTALHNAAKNGHLDVTKYLINQGAKVNRGDINGLTALHDAAVKGHFDIIKYLISQGAEVNKGDNGGLTALHNSAKNGHLDVIEYLISQGAEVNIGNCTGRTALHIASRKGLLDVIEHLIGHGADKNKGDVDGSTALHRSAENGHLDVAKYLISQGAEVNRGNNTGQTALHLAAANGHLHVTQCLINQGVEVNKKDGDGQTALLFAVQDSHVEVFDYLISQGAKADWGIADSCAKLLSAVRPGIVPTHLAPEARPELDDIHGTTPLELSLLLGYQNIARFLLTCSPSEVTKSYFHHAIEHGHTSVVEYLVNHGADLNLKFASARRVFMKQ, encoded by the exons ATGGATGACGTGACTAAAACTTTACACATGGCAGTATCGACGGGGAAGATTAATGAAGTAACAGAATTGATCCAAAAGGGTGCTAATGTGCATGAAGCAGACGAACATGGAAACACGTGTTTACATATTGCAGTGAAGAACGACCAAAAGGACACATTTGAGTTTCTCATTAAACATGGTGCTGATGTCGATAAGCCCGGGTCAAAGGGGAAAACACCCTTACATATTGCTGCCTCACTGGGGTTTCTTAAGGTAACAGAAATTATTCTCCGACATGGAGCCCATGTGAATAGAGGGAATAACACCGGTTGGACTGCATTGCAGTATGCAGCTGGGAATGGTAAGATTGAAGTTACccaatatctcatcagtcaaggagctgaagttAATAGAAGGAATGATAATGGATGGACTGCATTACACGCTGCAGCTGTAAAAGGTCATTCTGATGTaatcaaatatctcatcagCCAAGGAGCTGAAGTTAATAGAGGGAATGAATCTGgtaggactgcattacacattgcagctGATAaaggtcatcttgatgtaatcAAAtttctcatcagtcaaggagctgatgtgagtaaagggaaagttcatgaatggactgcattacacagtgcagccaagaatggtcatcttgatgtcatcaaacatctcatcagtcaaggagctgaagtgaaAAAAACGGGATA TCATGGAGCTGAAGTGAATAAAGGGAATGataatggttggactgcattacacagtgcggCTGAGAATGgccatcttgatgtaaccaaacatCTTATCAAtcaaggagctgaagtgaaTAAAGGGAATCTTGAAGaatggactgcattacacattgctgctaagaatggtcatcttgatgtaaccaaatgtCTCATCAGTGAAGGGGCTGAAGTGAATAAAGGGAATGGTAATGGATGGACTGCATTGCACAGTGCAGCTAAGAATGGCCATCTTCATGTaatcaaatatctcatcagtcaaggagcaaAGGTCAACAAAGGAAACATTACTGAATGGACTGCATTGCACAATGCAGCTAAAAATGGCCATCTGGACGtcaccaaatatctcatcaatcAAGGAGCTAAAGTGAACAGAGGTGATATTAATGGCTTGACTGCTTTACACGATGCAGCAGTGAAAGGTCATTTTGATATcatcaaatatctcatcagtcaaggagccgAAGTGAATAAAGGTGATAATGGTGGCTTGACTGCATTGCACAATTCAGCTAAGAATGGCCATCTTGATGTCATCGAATATCTCAttagtcaaggagctgaagtgaaTATTGGGAATTGTACTGgtcggactgcattacacattgcatcTCGAAAAGGTCTTCTGGATGTAATTGAACATCTCATCGGTCACGGAGCCGACAAGAATAAAGGAGATGTGGACGGCTCGACCGCATTACACAGATCAGCTGaaaatggtcatcttgatgtcgccaaatatctcatcagtcaaggagctgaagtgaaTAGAGGGAATAATACTGGTCAGACTGCATTGCACCTTGCCGCTGCAAATGGTCATCTTCATGTCACCCAATGTCTAATCAATCAGGGAGTCGAGGTGAATAAAAAAGATGGTGATGGTCAGACTGCATTGCTCTTTGCTGTCCAGGATAGCCATGTAGAAGTCTTCGACTATCTGATAAGTCAAGGAGCTAAAGCCGACTGGGGAATCGCTGATAGTTGTGCAAAATTACTCTCTGCTGTTCGCCCTGGTATTGTTCCTACTCACCTTGCTCCAGAAGCACGCCCTGAATTAGACGACATCCACGGAACAACTCCTCTAGAGCTGTCTTTGCTACTTGGATATCAAAACATCGCTAGGTTTCTACTCACATGTTCCCCGTCTGAG GTCACCAAGAGTTATTTTCATCATGCGATAGAACACGGTCATACTTCTGTTGTTGAGTATCTAGTCAATCATGGAGCGGATCTCAACCTTAAGTTTGCCTCGGCCAGACGTGTCTTCAtgaagcaataa